The DNA sequence TTCTTTGCTTTCCCAGCCTCCTTTCTGTTGTAATGACAACGGCATATCAAAGTGATAAAGATTCATGAAAGGTTCGATGCCGTTGGCCAATAGCTCGTCGATGTAGCTATTGTAAAACGCCACCGCCTCAGGATTCACTGCGCCGATCCCATCCGGAATCAGACGGCTCCATTGAATGGAGGTTCGGTACGTAGTGTGTCCCGTTTTTTTCATGAGTGCTATATCTTCTTTGTAGCGATTGTATACGTAGGATGTGTCTTCAGGACCGACTTGATTGAAGAACAGCTCTGGGTTCTGTTTGTACCAATGATCCCAGATGCTGTCTCCTTTGCCGTCTCCGGCAACCGTGCCCTCTGTCTGCGGTCCGCTTGCTGCCGAGCCCCACCAAAAACCTGCAGGAAATTCGTATTTCATCTAAACAACTCCATTTCTATGTCTATACATAACTTCAAAAAGAATTATACAAAACAAAAAAAGAAAATGCAATCGATTTCAAAGAAAAATATATATTTTTATTATTTCTCAATTATTTCCGCTTTTTAGCGAGAATTCGCAACGAAATTATGGTATAAAAAGAACAAACAGGTTTGGAGGCGATAGGTGATGAAAATTGGAGTCATCGGGTTAGGTAACATTGCACAAAAGGCGTATCTCCCGGTCATGGTCGAGATGCAGGATGAGGTGGAATGGCATCTGTGCTCGCGAAACAGAGAGAAGCTGGAAGCCGTAGGAAAAAAATTTGGCTTCCAGCATTTGTATACCTCGATCGAGGAATGGTTGGACAGCGGAATCGAGGCTGCCTTTGTGCACGTAGCTACCGTTGCCCATGCGGAAATCATCCGCAAGTTGCTGGAGCGCGGCATTTCGGTCTATGTGGACAAGCCCATCAGTGATGATCTGGAAGAAACAAAGCAATTGATTGAGTTGGCGGACGCTAAGGGCTTGCTCCTTACAGCTGGCTTCAACCGCCGTTTTGCTCCGATGGTGGAACGGTTGAAAGGGATTCCTGACAAAAAGATGATCCTTATTCAGAAGGATCGCGTGAAGAACGTGGAACCCGTCCGCTTCGCCGTCTACGATTTGTTCATCCATATCGCGGATACCGCTTTGTATTTGTTGGATGATGAGGTGGTGTCGGTGCAATCGCATCTGGTCGAAAACGAAGGGGAGTTGAAACGGCTATGGCTGATGCTCGAAACGAAGAGCGCCACTTGTTTCGTTTCGATGAACTATGAAGCGGGAGCCAATCAGGAAGTCATGGAAGTCCAAAGTCCGGAGGGGATCGCGCGCGTCCTGAATTTGACCGATATGACCATCCAACAAAAAAATGGCAAGCAGCAAATTGCTTTCGGCGATTGGGAAGGGACGCTCCGCAAAAGAGGATTCGAGCCATTGATCGATTCGTTTGTCGCGGGCGTAAAGGAACATACCAACCCAGTCTCCACAGAATCAAGCTATCTGAGCCATTCGTTGTGCGAGAAAATTCTCGCCGACAACGGATTCGGAAACAAGCCAAACGGATAGAATGTTTTTTTGTAGGTACAAATTATGTTTATTTGTTAATTTGTTCGTACATATCTGGTATAATGTAAATCAGCAAGGCCTAGGATCATCAAAAGGAGGTGAAGGATGACAAAAGATATGACTGCCGGCAGTCCTGCGAAGCTGCTTGTGCTGTTCTCGGTTCCGATGCTGATTGGGAATATCTTCCAACAACTGTACAGCTTAGCGGACACAATCATCATCGGCAGAACATTGGGAGTGGACGGACTGGCGGCCATCGGATCGGTAGGCGGGGTGCTCTTTTTTATCCATGGATTTGGGATCGGGGTCACTTCGGGTTTAGGGATCGTCATCGCGCAGCGTTTTGGTACGAAAAATGAGGAGCGGATCCGGAAGAGTATCACGATAAGCGTCTGGATAACGCTCATCATGACTGTCCTCATAACCCTCCTGAGTGTTTTGTTCGCTGAAGATATCCTGCTGTACATGGATACGCCGGCTGAAATAAGCAAGGAAGCCGAAGCCTACTTTTTGACATTGATGTGGGGTTCGGTGGCGATCATGGTGTTCAATTTGTTGAGTAACATCCTGCGCTCGCTGGGCGACAGCAAACTGCCCCTGGTCATCCTGATGATTTCTTCCCTATTGAATGTGGTTTTGGATTATGTGTTCATTGTCTGGTTTTCTATGGGGGTCGCAGGAGCGGCGCTGGCGACTGTTGCGTCGCAATTGTTCGCCAGTTTTCTCTGTTTCGTATACATAAGTAAGAAAATGGCGATCCTGCGTTTCTCCAGAGAAGATTGGCACATGCAGCCTACGGATTTCTCGTTGCCGTTGAAAATTTCGCTCCCGATCGGTCTGCAAGCCTCCATCATTTCGATCGGTTTGATTGTATTGCAGAAAAGTCTGAATGGTTTTGGCCCGGAAGCTGTCGGTGGATACGCCATCGCCCAAAAATTGGACATCATGGTAACATTGCCGATAGCTTCCATCGGTATCGCTATGGCCACTTTCGCAGCCCAAAACTATGGAGCCGGTTTGTACTCGCGGATTTGGGCGGGCGCCCGCATCAGTTTGCTGCTGTCTTTTGTCTACAGCATTCTGTTGGGAGGAGCGCTTTTGTTCTTCGGGACGGATCT is a window from the Trichococcus shcherbakoviae genome containing:
- a CDS encoding Gfo/Idh/MocA family protein, with protein sequence MKIGVIGLGNIAQKAYLPVMVEMQDEVEWHLCSRNREKLEAVGKKFGFQHLYTSIEEWLDSGIEAAFVHVATVAHAEIIRKLLERGISVYVDKPISDDLEETKQLIELADAKGLLLTAGFNRRFAPMVERLKGIPDKKMILIQKDRVKNVEPVRFAVYDLFIHIADTALYLLDDEVVSVQSHLVENEGELKRLWLMLETKSATCFVSMNYEAGANQEVMEVQSPEGIARVLNLTDMTIQQKNGKQQIAFGDWEGTLRKRGFEPLIDSFVAGVKEHTNPVSTESSYLSHSLCEKILADNGFGNKPNG
- a CDS encoding MATE family efflux transporter; translated protein: MTKDMTAGSPAKLLVLFSVPMLIGNIFQQLYSLADTIIIGRTLGVDGLAAIGSVGGVLFFIHGFGIGVTSGLGIVIAQRFGTKNEERIRKSITISVWITLIMTVLITLLSVLFAEDILLYMDTPAEISKEAEAYFLTLMWGSVAIMVFNLLSNILRSLGDSKLPLVILMISSLLNVVLDYVFIVWFSMGVAGAALATVASQLFASFLCFVYISKKMAILRFSREDWHMQPTDFSLPLKISLPIGLQASIISIGLIVLQKSLNGFGPEAVGGYAIAQKLDIMVTLPIASIGIAMATFAAQNYGAGLYSRIWAGARISLLLSFVYSILLGGALLFFGTDLIRSLFNQNDPAVLAYAHTYFVATASFYLVLTTLIILRYTLQGVGENAAPTFGGVMEMVARVLVPLGFSGLLGYQAVAFANPVAWVGAAVPMMYAYRQLKRKLTLLEEKRCKEAEGERLVELSD